A single genomic interval of Mobula hypostoma chromosome 7, sMobHyp1.1, whole genome shotgun sequence harbors:
- the LOC134348961 gene encoding GDNF family receptor alpha-4-like, with protein MMVPGVSLLLALVDHVLVDDTMTPVTCLSAATQCTLDPDCNSRFHTLKRCAANSVAGSLQPAASNECMIAAFALQSHQLFTCKCKRGMKREKNCLRIFWTMHHSHVPDYNEFDTSPYVYSMPGSSWDLDDGRLASLVSEGTKVQPPVSVNHCLDAAKACNVVENCRQFRTDYAKSCTKSVSKFGCNRHQCHKSLRRFFDHVPEEYKYPVLFCPCEDSTCAERRRKTIVPACSFEESEKQNCLKLQGMCKEDIICKSRLVDFQTNCQPSKKSSSYCFRENYNACLQSYTGLIGTILTPNYVSNSSSDVSIWCTCANSGNQHEECENLLSLFTSNNCLENSIRWYISSALFRTWNNEHSAVTTIQQLLFSFPEKVRPSSDASPLVKLVPNKDCDHGGKLKASQEKFMSEKLNDCNSNSGTDTQNLSPIISHAITSLYVFIAIVENAI; from the exons ATCACGTCCTGGTAGATGACACCATGACACCGGTCACCTGCCTGTCAGCAGCCACGCAATGCACCTTGGACCCTGACTGCAACAGCAGGTTCCACACGCTGAAGCGGTGTGCGGCTAACAGTGTGGCAGGCTCCCTGCAGCCGGCAGCCAGCAATGAGTGCATGATTGCTGCATTCGCTCTTCAGTCCCACCAGCTCTTCACTTgcaagtgcaaaagaggaatgaaGAGGGAGAAGAACTGCCTGCGAATATTCTGGACCATGCACCACAGCCACGTTCCAG ATTACAATGAGTTTGACACATCACCGTATGTGTATTCAATGCCGGGTTCATCATGGGATTTGGACGATGGTAGACTTGCTTCTCTAGTTTCAG AAGGGACCAAAGTTCAGCCCCCAGTCAGTGTTAACCACTGCTTAGATGCTGCCAAAGCCTGCAATGTGGTTGAGAATTGTAGACAGTTCCGCACCGACTATGCCAAGAGCTGCACCAAATCAGTCTCCAAGTTCGGTTGCAACAGACATCAGTGTCACAAGAGCCTCCGTCGCTTTTTTGACCACGTGCCAGAGGAATACAAATACCCTGTCCTTTTTTGTCCCTGTGAGGACAGCACATGTGCTGAACGCCGACGAAAGACCATTGTTCCTGCTTGTTCCTTTGAGGAATCGGAGAAGCAGAACTGCCTGAAGCTGCAAGGCATGTGCAAGGAAGACATCATTTGCAA GTCCCGCCTGGTGGATTTTCAGACCAATTGCCAACCATCCAAGAAGTCTTCTAGCTACTGTTTCCGGGAAAACTATAATGCCTGCCTTCAGTCGTACACTGGCCTCATCG GTACCATTCTGACACCAAACTATGTGAGCAACAGCAGCTCGGATGTCTCCATATGGTGTACGTGTGCCAACAGTGGCAACCAGCATGAAGAGTGTGAGAACCTCTTGAGTCTTTTCACAAGCAACAACTGCCTCG AAAATTCTATCAGATGGTACATCAGTTCTGCACTGTTTCGCACATGGAATAATGAACACTCTGCAGTAACAACAATTCAACAACTATTGTTCAGCTTCCCTGAGAAGGTCCGGCCAAGCAGTGATGCCAGTCCATTGGTCAAACTGGTCCCAAATAAG GATTGTGATCATGGTGGCAAGCTGAAGGCTTCTCAAGAAAAGTTCATGTCTGAGAAACTAAATGACTGTAATTCCAATTCAGGGACTGACACCCAGAATCTCTCTCCAATAATATCCCATGCCATCACATCACTCTACGTCTTCATAGCAATTGTCGAAAATGCCATTTGA